A stretch of the Zeugodacus cucurbitae isolate PBARC_wt_2022May chromosome 6, idZeuCucr1.2, whole genome shotgun sequence genome encodes the following:
- the LOC105213411 gene encoding uncharacterized protein LOC105213411, translated as MVNFFNKWKFFCNVWKASLDNKQLRYILYMFCLLSCHEITNGKEATLNRRFMWKQMHVENKVVDMGTRAYPMKHMISDLAPNRHTMLTSKLMDYLPSETTRVKYIIRNPSTKKPMKIIKIRPSKKIIKIMTKPTITTDTNTVNSYKDSVPTYLNSDQMANLEKEQELIAEGRLSFKSDDVDQHNHISENEKYSPQLNKETTDDHNSWLPLFDSFDSPLKPHTLSPLHTSIMAETLPKPEKQISQQSLLSIGEQNQHIADNYHDQNSNGYEVTEHIAEESIALPLTQGSQISLRIGTAPSRFSLIQPTSPAYRDKFAPTITTSTSTEEPPNYPANFLRRFHERLHTATTLPPSNIANSAPPMRSKQRKNSAELNVDWTPSNISSTRETFKMRGRFQGLPSRIKSEKWPPEVVSSSTMSHFPLDNLSTTGNFGVMKSLVLIASTTTPILATEFREQVTSAPPVRSRKQPPLATIKVRQSVELPKFQNKREHNRGSIKFGDKIFTED; from the exons atggttaatttttttaataagtggaagtttttt TGCAATGTTTGGAAGGCTTCACTGGATAACAAACAATTGcgatatatactttatatgttcTGTTTACTCAGCTGTCACGAGATCACCAATGGCAAGGAAGCAAC GCTAAACCGTCGCTTCATGTGGAAGCAAATGCATGTTGAAAATAAAGTTGTCGACATGGGCACGAGAGCATACCCCATGAAACATATGATCTCCGATCTAGCGCCCAATCGGCACACAATGCTTACAAGTAAACTAATGGATTATTTGCCTTCGGAAACCACCagagtaaaatatataatacgcAACCCCTCAACGAAAAAacctatgaaaattattaaaattcgaccaagtaaaaaaattattaaaataatgacGAAGCCAACGATTACCACTGATACAAATACAGTAAATTCATACAAAGACTCAGTGCCAACGTATCTCAATAGTGACCAAATGGCGAATTTGGAAAAAGAACAAGAGTTAATTGCCGAAGGGCGATTGTCATTTAAAAGCGACGATGTGGATCAACATAATCACATTTCCGAGAATGAAAAGTATTCTCCACAGTTGAACAAAGAAACGACCGATGATCACAATTCCTGGTTACCACTTTTTGACTCTTTTGACTCGCCACTCAAACCCCATACACTAAGTCCATTGCACACCAGTATTATGGCCGAGACTCTGCCTAAACCGGAAAAACAGATTTCTCAACAATCACTTCTGTCCATTGGTGAGCAAAATCAACACATTGCCGATAATTACCACGATCAAAATTCAAATGGTTATGAAGTAACTGAACATATTGCTGAAGAATCTATAGCTCTACCTTTAACGCAGGGTTCTCAAATTAGTCTTCGAATCGGAACAGCTCCATCCAGATTTTCTTTAATTCAACCCACTAGCCCAGCGTATAGAGATAAATTTGCCCCGACAATCACAACAAGTACCTCGACAGAGGAGCCACCAAATTACCCGGCCAATTTCTTAAGACGATTCCATGAACGTTTACATACAGCTACAACCTTACCGCCTTCCAATATTGCAAACTCTGCCCCACCGATGAGATCAAAACAACGTAAAAATTCAGCAGAACTTAATGTCGATTGGACTCCAAGCAATATTAGTAGCACCAGAGAGACATTCAAGATGAGGGGTCGGTTTCAAGGTTTGCCCTCCCggattaaaagtgaaaaatggcCACCAGAGGTTGTATCTTCCTCGACTATGTCTCATTTTCCTCTAGATAATTTATCCACAACTGGCAACTTTGGCGTAATGAAATCCCTAGTATTAATAGCCAGCACTACAACACCAATATTAGCAACGGAATTCAGAGAGCAAGTCACCTCAGCTCCACCTGTCAGGTCAAGAAAACAACCACCATTAGCGACAATTAAGGTGAGGCAAAGCGTCGAACTACCAAAATTCCAAAATAAGAGAGAACATAATCGTGGATCAATTAAATTTGGTGACAAAATTTTTACGGAAGATTAG